A stretch of Dromaius novaehollandiae isolate bDroNov1 chromosome 8, bDroNov1.hap1, whole genome shotgun sequence DNA encodes these proteins:
- the ODF2L gene encoding protein BCAP produces MLSSSPSSSSLPARNCTVPLLNSDFQKRHFLPDGTEGKMCVPGVTSGEAAKLCSLIQPFKKDDQITTKAGQDGKYFTDLSKESDSLEHQFAVHAEEEAWKQNWGPCTECVDKHELKLTEPSPLLKKRLQKPHVQHNLNESEVRRQMEENTALQKKLLEAEMAVNLAEEFLPNFKDLVDRKTNVCKLSTSEMTIIAIQEDLLIKELETLKSTKRLLWLLLQTTEHKHLSSKNIDTLVQKLSENETQNTNLRREMLERENHVKELSSRLQLEKVNVLKVDHLTRSVKAVQTHLQCQIQKKEVENDELKVKIQALEKKIAEWKLQAGECKHQILALRQKSEQKKTALKKATRSQKQRAEHFEAVVENITSRIREREVKLSEILSTSNVWKKQHERMVEEKTMLEIQTEDLKKQITSLLEDLKKKEECRRNSNEEILVKLNSVNSENENINLENEKLKASLAVLKTSTVSVETELLDLQEKAKLQENLVEQYKNQVQKLQTEAEELKSRYGTVLNENKTITETKCLEVDKEEDNIAFLGSHSLEEENCNIQKKYEDLERQLKKMECQNEELANQLAKQDESLQCSKLQLKEKIAVCDGLARQLEAALEEGRKMVSEEMEKISYKQQVLQTKMLVLETELREKEEEKKQLLCMFHHNEKHQEVCLKELENSLQKSENKTQSMQNYVEFLKASYVTMFG; encoded by the exons ATGTTGTCATCATCGCCATCATCATCCTCCTTACCTGCACGTAACTGCACTGTTCCTTTATTGaactctgattttcagaaaaggCATTTCCTTCCAGATGGTACTGAG ggaaaaatgtGTGTGCCGGGTGTTACATCTGGAGAAGCAGCAAAACTCTGTTCACTGATTCAGCCATTTAAAAAAGATGATCAGATCACTACAAAAGCTGGCcaagatggaaaatatttcacCGATCTAAGCAAAGAATCTGACAGTCTAGAACACCAA TTTGCAGTGCATGCTGAGGAGGAAGCCTGGAAGCAGAATTGGGGTCCGTGTACTGAATGTGTGGATAAACATGAGCTCAAGCTTACAGAACCGTCACCACTGcttaaaaaaagattacaaaaacCCCACGTACAACACAATTTGAATGAAAGTGAGGTGAGAAG GCAGATGGAAGAAAACACTGCTTTGCAGAAGAAGCTTTTGGAAGCAGAAATGGCAGTTAATTTAGCAGAAGAGTTTTTGCCAAATTTTAAAGACCTCGTTGATAGAAAGACAAAT GTATGTAAACTTTCGACATCAGAGATGACAATTATTGCTATACAAGAGGATTTGCTGATAAAAGAATTAGAAAcactcaaaagcacaaaaagattGTTGTGGCTTTTACTGCAAACAACAGAACATAAACAT TTAAGCAGTAAAAACATTGACACTTTGGTGCAGAAGTTAAGTGAAAATGAAACCCAAAATACT aatCTCAGGAGAGAAATGCTTGAAAGAGAAAACCATGTTAAAGAACTTTCATCCAGGCTTCAGCTTGAAAAA GTCAATGTACTGAAAGTGGACCACTTGACAAGATCAGTAAAAGCAGTACAAACTCACCTGCAATGTCAGATTCAGAAAAAAGAAGTGGAGAATGATgaattaaaagtgaaaatacag GCCctagaaaagaaaatagcagagTGGAAACTTCAAGCTGGTGAATGCAAGCACCAGATTTTAGCCTTAAGGCAAAAAAGTGAGCAAAAGAAGACTGCTTTGAAAAAAGCAACCAGGTCCCAGAAACAAAGAGCTGAACACTTTGAAGCAGTTGTGGAAAATATAACCTCCAGAATAAGAGAACGT GAAGTCAAACTGTCTGAGATACTGTCCACTTCCAATGTCtggaaaaaacagcatgaaaggaTGGTAGAAGAAAAGACAATGTTAGAAATTCAAACAGAAGATCTTAAGAA GCAGATTACAAGCCTTTTGGAAGAtctgaagaaaaaggaggagtgcAGAAGAAACTCAAATGAGGAAATTCTTGTTAAGCTAAATTCTGTTaactctgaaaatgaaaacattaacctggaaaatgaaaaattaaag GCTTCCCTTGCTGTGTTGAAAACCAGTACTGTTTCTGTTGAAACTGAACTGCTAGACctgcaagaaaaagcaaagctgcaGGAAAACCTTGTTGAACAGTATAAAAATCAG GTGCAAAAATTacaaacagaagcagaagaacTGAAATCTAGATATGGAACAgtgttaaatgaaaacaaaacaataacagAAACCAAATGCTTAGAAGTAGATAAG GAGGAAGACAATATAGCTTTTTTGGGCAGTCATTccttggaagaagaaaactgTAACATTCAGAAGAAATATGAAGATCTTgaaag GCAGTTAAAAAAGATGGAATGTCAAAATGAAGAACTTGCTAATCAGCTTGCAAAACAAGATGAGAGTCTTCAGTGCAGTAAATTGCAGCTTAAAGAGAAAATTGCAGTGTGTGATGGTTTAGCCAGACAACTGGAAGCTGCtttggaggaagggagaaaaatg GTatctgaagaaatggaaaaaatatcatACAAGCAACAAGTCCTACAGACAAAAATGCTAGTTCTTGAAACTGAattaagagagaaagaagaggagaaaaaacaacttcTCTGTATGTTTCATCAT aaTGAAAAGCACCAGGAAGTGTGCTTGAAAGAGCTGGAGAACAGCCTGCAGAAGTCAGAAAACAAGACCCAGAGCATGCAGAATTATGTGGAGTTTTTGAAAGCCTCATATGTAACAATGTTTGGCtga